The nucleotide window GCCGACAGCCCCGCCAGGAACACCACCCGCCGACGTACGCTCCCCCGCACGCCCTGAGGGGCCCTCCGGACCCACCGGCATCGCCCACGGTCCCGTCTCCCTGCGAGACCTCAGCGGGACAACTGCCGAAACCCGTACGGCTTCCGAGTCGTCCGACCGCCGGCACAGAGCACGGACCAGCACAGAAGGCGGCACCCCCGCCCACACCGGCACCAGGGCCGACGCCCGGAACGCCCACCATGGAAGGCCTGAGCCGCACGCCGGAGACCACGCCTCCGGCCCGGGCCGCTCTCCCGACGTCGTCTGTCCTCCCCTCGTGAGAGTGCCTGTCGTCGAGGTCGGCGTACTCACCATCTGCCCCTGACACGCACGAGCGAAGGACCCGGCACACGGTGGTGTGCCGGGTCCTTCGCTGTACGGGTGTGGAGAAGACGTCGGCGGGATCCGCCGCTACGCGCGAGCCGCACGAGGTACGGCTGAGCTCCCGACGGTAGACACCGTCGGGAGCTCAGCCGCGTGTTGCCCGTTTGTCGCGTCGGCCCGGGGTCAGTGGCCGTGGCGGTGGCTCTTCTTGCTCTTCTTGCCGTCCTTCTTGTCGTCGTGCTCCTCGTTGACGCACTTGTTGCCGAAGGCGGGGTTCAGCGCGCCGACGATGTTCACGGTGTTCCCGCAGATGTTGACCGGCAAGTGAATGGGAACCTGGATGACGTTGCCCGACAGCACACCGGGCGAGCCGATGGCCGCGCCGGTGGCATCCGCGTCGGCCGAGGCCAGCCCGGCCCCGCTGAGGACCACGGCGGACGTACCCAGGGCGACGGTGGCCACCTTCACCATGCGAGACATCACGTTCTCCTTAGTGATTCGATGAACTCGGCCGCACGAACGCGACCGGACGCCCCTTCAACGCGTCGGCGTACGGCGGGTCACGGTGTTCATCCTGGAATCACCCTTTTTAAGCAGGGAGTTCCGTTGTACGGGCCTCTCAGGCCCCCGGACACATCCGGCCGGGCGGCGGCCCAGTGCTGAGATCCGGTTCGACTCCAGGGGCGCGGCGGTTGATCTCCCGGAGCATGGCTACCGACCCACTGATCCGTCTGTTCCCCGACGAGGGCAGGGTCCCCGCGCGTTTCGCCGCCGTGGCATCTGCACCGGCCGTACGGGTTCTACTGGCGAGCGGGAGTGGGTGAGGCCGTGGTGCTGAGGGTGCCTCAGCCGAGGAGTCGTACCGGGGAACCCGCCAGGTAGGCCTGGATGTTTTCGACCGCCTGGCCGTAGTACGTGCCGTAGTTGGCGCGGGAGACGTAGCCGAGGTGTGGCGTGGCGAGGAGGCGGGGAGCCGTACGCATCGGGTGGTCGGCGGGGAGCGGCTCGATGTCGAAGACGTCGATGCCGGCTCCGGCGAGGCGCTCCTCGCGCAGGGCGGTGATCAGGGCGTCCTGGTCGACGATGGCGGCCCGGGAGGTGTTGATCAGGTAGGCGCTCGGCTTGAGGAGGGCGAGTTCGGGAGCGCCGAGCAGACCACGGGTGCGGTCGCTCAGTGCCAGGTGGATGGAGACGAAGTCGCTGTCCGCGAGCAACTCCTCCTTGGAGGCGGCCAGATGGACGCCCACCTCGTCGGCGTACTCCTTGGTGAGATTCTGGCTCCACGCCGTCACCCGCATACCGAAGGCGAGGCCGACCCGGGCCACCCGGCTGCCGATCTTGCCGAGTCCGAGCAGACCGAGCCGGGCGCCGTGCAGGTCGACGCCGACCGTGCTCTGCCAGGGGCCGCCGGTGCGCAGGGCGTTGTTCTCGGTGACCAGGCCGCGGGCCAGGCCGAGCAGGAGGGCCCAGGTCAGCTCGACGGGCGGGGTGGCGGAACTGGCCGTACCGCAGACCGTCACCCCGTGCGTCTCGGCGGCCGCGTAGTCGATCACCGAGTTGCGCATGCCGGAGGCGATCAGGAGCTTCAGCCGGGGGAGGCGGGCGAGCAGCGAGGCGGGGAAGGGGACGCGTTCACGCAGGGTGACGACGATGTCGTACTCGGCGAGGGCCACCGCCAGAGCGTCCTCGTCGGCGAAGTGTTCCGCGAAGCTCACGACTTCGACGTCGTCGGTGACGGGGGACCAGTCCGCGATCTCGGTTGCGACGGCCTGGTGGTCGTCGAGTACGGCGCAGCGGAGTCGCATGGTGGTGCCTTCCGGTCAGGCCTGCGGGCGCTTGGGGACCCTACCCGGCCTCTGGAGACTGTCTCCGGGCGAACACCGTCGGTGTGGTGGAGCCGTCCAGGACGGCACCGCACACCGAGGTCTTCGTGTCTCACCGTAATGCGCGGCTGACCGTTCACGGCGGGCGGCTGCTGGTCGAGCGTGTCCGCGCGGCCCGCCCGCCGGGCGGACGACGGGGATGTGACGACAGGCCCTGGCCGGAGTCGATCTCCGTGATCAGAGCCTCGACACGCTTCTTGATCTCGTCACGGATGGGGCGTACGGACTCGATGCCCTTGCCTGCCGGGTCCTCCAGAGGCCAGTAGAGGTACTTCCGGCCGGGGAACACCGGGCATGCGTCGCCGCAGCCCATGGTGATGACGTGGTCGGAGGCCTGGACGGCCTCGGCGGTGAGCACCTTGGGCCGGGGAGGGGGAGGCCGCCGAGCGGGTGGAGCTGACGTTGCCGGAGACCGGGGTGTGCGGGGGATCGGGGCTGTTCGACGAGCCTGGTGCCGAGGGTGCGGAAACGGGGTCCCGGCCCCCGCGCCCGGGGACCGTGGCATGCGGAACAAGCCGTTCTGCGGGTATGACCCGCGGTCTCTTCTGTGCTTGCCTCAAGCTTCCCGTCGAGCCCGCTGAACCGACCCTGACCAGCAAAAATGCCCTCCCGAAGGAGGGCGGAGAGAGGGGCGCCCCCGGCAGGACTCGAACCTGCGGCCAAGCGCTTAGAAGGCGCTTGGCGAGGACATGGCTGCTGTGCCTCTGACCTGCGCCTACGTAATGCCCTGACCGGCCGTCAGCGAATTTTCCGGCTTTCTCGGGAAGGATTGCACCGGCCCCGAGTGGTGGGCTTCTTCGGGCCGGGCAGGAGCACCCCGAGCCACGTCGGTTCGCCCTTGCTCGACTGGGTCGGTAGACGTGGCACGAACACCGTAGGGACCGGGTGGTCTCCTTGGTCGCCTGGCTGGTCGGGGAGTCCGGTGCGGCGGCGGTCTGAGGTGACTCAGAGGTACTCGTGGGCGGCCCTTCGGGGATGTGGGGGTGCTGCGTACAGGTGGGTGTGGGTGCGGTGGGCGGTGGGGCGGCTCCGGCAAGGGGCTCCGGCAGCCGGGGAGTTGAGGGGCCCGGGCGCGGTTCCCGGGCGTTCAGGAGCGGTCGGCGTGCAGGGCCATCTGTGTCATGGCGCGCTGGGCGTGTTCCAGGACCGCGGCCGTCGAGTCGCCGAGGTGGGCGTGCAGGGCGTGGTGGGCGGCGTCTAGGTGGCCGGCGCGGACCAATTCCATGATCTCGATGTGTTCGGTGACGGTGGCCTTGACGCGGTCCTGGGTGAGGAAGTCGTACATCCGAACCCGCCGGCCGCGCTCGCCGGCCGCCACGAGCGCGTCCGTGAGGGCGGGGTTGCCGGAGGCGCGCGAGAGTTCGGCGTGGAAGCGCTCGTCCTGGGCGACGAAGCGTGTGTCCGGTGTCGGCGGCTGTTCGCGCATCGCGTACCAGCGGTCCAGTTCGGTCGCGATGACGGCCGGATCGTGACGGATGGAGGGGTCCTCGATCGCGCGGGCGATCCCGCGCAGTTCCAGGGTGATCCGGAGTTCGTAGAAGTCCTTGAGCCGGGTGAGGCTGGGGATCGTGACGAAGTACCCGCCGTCACCGTGCTCGATCAGACCGTCGGAGGCCAGCCGCGCCAGTGCCTCGCGCACCGGGGTTCGCGACACCCCGAACCGAGCGGCCAGCCGCATTTCGGCCAGCCTCTCGCGTGGGCCGAACTCGCCGTCGAGTACGGCCGCGTGGAGCTTCGCGTAGACCGCCTCACGCAGGGAGGGAGCCGGTGGCGCAACCGCGTCCGGCGAGGTGTCCGAGTGCGTATACAGCTGCGAATCCATGGGTGGACACGCTAGAAACCGCTTGTTTCCCGAGGAGTCCAAGGGCCGTGAACGGCTTGTTTCCGTGCCCTCGACCGACGTTCACCCGCTTCGTACCGGCTCCTTTGAACACGCGGACGCCTTGCTGCGTTCCATGAGTAACTGCGAATGACTTGCAATAAAGGGTCTCCGCCCCCTTGGAAAAGGAACGAACTGATGTCCAAGCGAACCGGCCGTCTCGCGGCGCTCGCCGCTCTGCCCGCCGCCGTCCTCCTCACCGTCGCCGGGTCCTCCCCGGCGCTCGCGGAGGAGGACACCCCGGCCTACCAGATCGACCTGGAGCAGCTGAACGACTCCGGTTCCAAGGGAACGGTGCTGCTGAGCGCGCGCGGGACCGAGCTCACCGTGTGGATCAAGTCCGAGGGCATGGTGCCCGGCCAGCCCTCCGCGCAGCATCTGCACGGGTCGACGGAGGGGCACGACTTCGTGTGCCCGGACGACAGCGCGGACACCGACGGCGACGGGATCCTGAACAACACCGAGGCCACGGTCCACTACGGCGACATCAACATCGCGCTCACCGTCTCGGGGGACACCGACGCGGCGACCAGCGGCCTGGCGGTCGACCGGATGCCGGTGGCCGATGCGGAGGGGAAGATCGCCTACAAGCGGACGATCCCCGTCTCGCAGGACGTGATCGACCACATCAAGGACCTGCACGTCGTCCAGCACGGCATCGACCGCAACGGCAACGACAAGTACGACTTCGAGGGCGCCGGCAAGAGTGAACTCGACCCCACGCTGCCCCAGGAGGCCACGGCCCCGACCAACTGCGGTGAGGTCAAGGGCGCGGCGGTCGGCTCCGTCCCGGTCGGCGGGATCGAGACCGGCGGCGGAGCCACCGGGGCGGGCATGTCCCCGGGCGTGATGATCGGCGCCGCCGGTGCGGCCTCGGTGATGGTGGCCGGCGTACTCTTCGCCGTCCGTCGGCGGACGGTGTCCGGCAGCGCGGCGGTGGAGACCGGGGGTGCCGCGTGAACCACTCGGCCACGAGCGCACGGGCCCGGGGGCGGCGCGTCCCCGTCGCCGTGATCGCCGCTGCCACCGCGACGCTGCTCCTGAGCGGCTGCGCGGGCCAGGACACGGCGGATTCGCAGACGTCCCCGGGGCAGAGCGCGGGCCTCGCCACGGGAAACGGCACCACGGCCGACGGCCAGGCACCGGCCACGGGCTCGGGCGCCGGTCAGGCCGTCGCGGCGCTGGACCGGTCGGTGCCGCAGCGGGTCGTGATCCCCTCCCTCGGTGTGTCGAGCAAGCTGGAGACGCTGGGCCAGAACGCCGAGGGAGCGATGACGACCCCGAAGGACCCCGATCTGGCGGGCTGGTACGAGCCGGGCACGACCCCCGGTTCCCAGGGACCCGCGGTGATCGCCGGGCATGTCACCTTCAACGGCGCGGACGCGGTCTTCAAGAAGCTGAAGACGATCGAGGTCGGGGCTGTCGTCGAGGTGGAACGCGAGGACGGCAAGATCGCCTCTTTCACGGTGGACCGCGTCGAGGAGTACGAGAAGAAGGCGTTCCCCACCCTGGAGGTCTACAAGAACGTCGACCACGCGGGGCTGCGACTGGTCACCTGCGGTGGCGAGTTCGACGCGGACCGGCACTACTACCCCAACAACGTCGTGGTGTTCGCCACCATGACGGGCGTCGTGTAGGCGGTCGGGCGGTTCGGGCAGTCGGGCAGTCGGGTGGCCGAGCGGCCGAGCGGCCGAGCGGCCGAGCGGCCGAGCGGCCGAGTGGTCGAGCGGTCGGCGCAGAGGATCGCCGAAGGCTCACCGGGCGCCGATCCGGGCCGCCACCCAGGGGATGCTGCGGCCGGTGACCGCCGCCAACTCCCGCAGGGTGGCGCCTTCGTCGCTCCGCTCGCGCAGCCACAGCTTGATGTCCCGGGCGCCGACCCGCTCGGCGGCGGCCCGTTCGTTGAGCAGGACGCGTGAGCGTCGCCCGGCGGCGGAGTTCTGTCCGGTCGGGCGGATCTCGATGCCGTGCTCGACCAGCAGACGCCGCAGCCGGGCCTTGCCGATGGCGAGGGAGCGTGCCGTGGCCTCGATGCTGTTCTGCCGCTCGACGTACACGACGCGCAGTGCCTGCCCGAGGTCGGTGAATCCCGCCGCCCGCAGCGCTGCCATTGTCCGGTCGATGGCGGCCCGGTCCTGGGTACGCCGGCCGGAGGCCAGGCTCTCCCGGCGCACCAGGCGCAGTTCCTCCGGCTCCGCCTGTCTACGGGCGGAGTCCCGGCGTCTGTGGGCCAGTTCACCGGAGCGGGCCATCGCGCGGCCCGCCGCGAAGCGCTCCTGTGCCTCCGGTGAGGCCCGGTATCCGGCACGCCGGGAACGGGACTGCTCCCCGGAGAAGGATCGCGCGCTCAGTGCCCGGGTGCGCAGCAGCCCGAACTCCTGCCGGTACTCCGCCGCGGTCATCCTGTGGGCGCGCAGGTGCGCGCCGAGCGAGCGGAAGGCCCGCCCGCACACATGGCAGATCACGGTGTCCGTGGCCTCGTCGCGGATCAGGCGGCCGAAGTCGGGGTGGCCTTCCCGGAGTTCGGCCTGGTCGCCGTCCCGTGTCCGGGGGGCGGGTCATGGCCGTCTCTCGCCCGACCGCGCGCTCCCGCACCTCACAGGGGCTCGGCGGCCAGAGCCCGGGCGGGATGACGCGGGCCGAGGAAGACGACGATGCCCTTGCCGTCGGGGGAGGGGTGGGTGGCCTGGGTCCAGCCCTGGCTGCGGTAGAAGGTGACCGCCCGCGGTGACCGGACGGAGGTGAGCAGCCAGGAACGGCCCTCGGGGGCGTCTTCGGTGACCGCCTCCAGCAGTTCGCCCGCGAGACCGGTGCCGCGGGCCTCGGAGCGGACGGCGAGTTCGTCGATCTCCCGGGAGCCGCAGAGCCATTCCACGGTGTGCCGGGTGCCGAGACCGGCGGCGGCCTGCGGATAGCAGCGTTCGGTGGGGAAGGGGGCGAGTGTCGTCCAGGCGGTGGCGAAGCCGATGACCTCCGGGCCGGTGAAGGCGAGGGCGGCGGTGAATCCCGGGCGCCGGACATTCGTCGGCAGGCGGCCCGCGAACTCGACAGCCTTCTCCGGGTCCTCGTTCCAGGGCGGGGCGCAGAAGGCGTCGACGTAGAGGGAGTGCAGGGCGGTGGTGTGGGCGAGGAGGTCGGCGCCCTTGAAGATCCGGATGCTCATCAGGCCACCCCCGCCAGGGAGGCCGCCGGGGAGGCCGCCGGGCGCAGGGCCGCGTACTCCAGGGGCGCCGACGGGTCGATCGACACGTCGAGTGGTGCCGGTTCGGCGCCGGAGCGTACGAGGAGGTCGCCGACGGCGGCGATCATGGCGCCGTTGTCGGTGCACAGCTTCAGGGGCGGTACGCGCAGGGTGATGCCTGCCTTCTGGCAGCGTTCCTCGGCGAGGGAGCGCACGCGCGAGTTCGCGGCGACCCCGCCGACCACGACGAGCGTGCCGACGCCGTGCTCGACGCAGGCCGCGACCGCCTTGCGGGTCAGCACGTCGGCGATGGCCTCCTGGAGCGAGGCGGCGCCGTCGGCCACCGGCAGCTCACGGCCCGTGTGGCCCTCCGCCCAGCGCGCTGCGGCCGTCTTCAGCCCCGAGAAGGAGAAGTCGTACGCATGATCGGACGAGCCGGTCAGCGGGCGGGGAAAGGGAACGGCGCGCGGATCCCCTGTGCGCGCGGCCCGGTCGATGGCCGGACCGCCGGGATACGGCAGCCCGAAGACCCGCGCGACCTTGTCGAAGCACTCCCCGGCGGCGTCGTCGAGGGTGTCACCGAGGTGGACGATCGGATCGCGGGCCAGGTCACGGACGAGGAGGAGCGAGGTGTGACCGCCGGAGACGATCAGCACCATGCAGGGGTCCGGCAGCAGCCCGTGCTCCAGGGTGTCGGCGGCCACGTGACCGGCGAGGTGGTGGACGCCGTACAGCGGGACGCCGAGCGCGTACGCGATGGTCTTCGCTCCGGCCAGGCCCACCTGAAGGGCCCCCGACAGGCCCGGCCCGGTGGTCACCGCGACAGCGCCGACGTCGGACAGCCGCAGCCCGGCCATGTCCAGCGCCTGCCGGATCACCGGCCGTACGGCGTGTACGTGCGCGCGGGCGGCGATCTCGGGGACGACGCCGCCGAAGCGGGCGTGCTCGTCCATGCTCGACGCCAGCGCGTGGCCCAGCAGTTGACCGTCCCGGACCAGACCCGCGCCGGTCTCGTCGCAGGACGACTCGATCCCGAGCACGACAGGTGAACTCACCCCTCCACCCCTTCCTGCATAGCAATAGTTATTGCGAATAGTGTGCAATAAGAAGCCTGTCTTGTGTACCCGATCAGGGAAGTGCTGGTCACCGCCCAGTAGAGTGCGCCCCTGTTGTCCTCCAGAGCTCGACCAGCTCCAGCCCCTGCCGTCACCGTCGTCGGGATCGGTGCCGACGGCTGGCAGGGGCTCCCGGACCCCTCCCGCGTGGCACTGCGCGAGGCCGAGGTCCTGATCGGGGGCTCGCGCCGGCTGGATCTGCTGCCGCCGGAGTGTGCGGCAGGGACGAACTCGCCGCCGACGTCATCGTCACCACCGTCCTGGCCGTGGGCGGCGCCAGGCCCGCCGAGGCGTCGGCCAGCGGCGACGAGTCCTGGGGCGCGGGTGCCCTGACCGGCCTCGACGTACCG belongs to Streptomyces graminofaciens and includes:
- a CDS encoding class F sortase; the encoded protein is MNHSATSARARGRRVPVAVIAAATATLLLSGCAGQDTADSQTSPGQSAGLATGNGTTADGQAPATGSGAGQAVAALDRSVPQRVVIPSLGVSSKLETLGQNAEGAMTTPKDPDLAGWYEPGTTPGSQGPAVIAGHVTFNGADAVFKKLKTIEVGAVVEVEREDGKIASFTVDRVEEYEKKAFPTLEVYKNVDHAGLRLVTCGGEFDADRHYYPNNVVVFATMTGVV
- a CDS encoding GNAT family N-acetyltransferase; its protein translation is MSIRIFKGADLLAHTTALHSLYVDAFCAPPWNEDPEKAVEFAGRLPTNVRRPGFTAALAFTGPEVIGFATAWTTLAPFPTERCYPQAAAGLGTRHTVEWLCGSREIDELAVRSEARGTGLAGELLEAVTEDAPEGRSWLLTSVRSPRAVTFYRSQGWTQATHPSPDGKGIVVFLGPRHPARALAAEPL
- a CDS encoding GntR family transcriptional regulator — translated: MDSQLYTHSDTSPDAVAPPAPSLREAVYAKLHAAVLDGEFGPRERLAEMRLAARFGVSRTPVREALARLASDGLIEHGDGGYFVTIPSLTRLKDFYELRITLELRGIARAIEDPSIRHDPAVIATELDRWYAMREQPPTPDTRFVAQDERFHAELSRASGNPALTDALVAAGERGRRVRMYDFLTQDRVKATVTEHIEIMELVRAGHLDAAHHALHAHLGDSTAAVLEHAQRAMTQMALHADRS
- a CDS encoding MucR family transcriptional regulator codes for the protein MICHVCGRAFRSLGAHLRAHRMTAAEYRQEFGLLRTRALSARSFSGEQSRSRRAGYRASPEAQERFAAGRAMARSGELAHRRRDSARRQAEPEELRLVRRESLASGRRTQDRAAIDRTMAALRAAGFTDLGQALRVVYVERQNSIEATARSLAIGKARLRRLLVEHGIEIRPTGQNSAAGRRSRVLLNERAAAERVGARDIKLWLRERSDEGATLRELAAVTGRSIPWVAARIGAR
- a CDS encoding chaplin, producing the protein MSRMVKVATVALGTSAVVLSGAGLASADADATGAAIGSPGVLSGNVIQVPIHLPVNICGNTVNIVGALNPAFGNKCVNEEHDDKKDGKKSKKSHRHGH
- a CDS encoding D-2-hydroxyacid dehydrogenase family protein; this encodes MRLRCAVLDDHQAVATEIADWSPVTDDVEVVSFAEHFADEDALAVALAEYDIVVTLRERVPFPASLLARLPRLKLLIASGMRNSVIDYAAAETHGVTVCGTASSATPPVELTWALLLGLARGLVTENNALRTGGPWQSTVGVDLHGARLGLLGLGKIGSRVARVGLAFGMRVTAWSQNLTKEYADEVGVHLAASKEELLADSDFVSIHLALSDRTRGLLGAPELALLKPSAYLINTSRAAIVDQDALITALREERLAGAGIDVFDIEPLPADHPMRTAPRLLATPHLGYVSRANYGTYYGQAVENIQAYLAGSPVRLLG
- the tsaD gene encoding tRNA (adenosine(37)-N6)-threonylcarbamoyltransferase complex transferase subunit TsaD; translation: MSSPVVLGIESSCDETGAGLVRDGQLLGHALASSMDEHARFGGVVPEIAARAHVHAVRPVIRQALDMAGLRLSDVGAVAVTTGPGLSGALQVGLAGAKTIAYALGVPLYGVHHLAGHVAADTLEHGLLPDPCMVLIVSGGHTSLLLVRDLARDPIVHLGDTLDDAAGECFDKVARVFGLPYPGGPAIDRAARTGDPRAVPFPRPLTGSSDHAYDFSFSGLKTAAARWAEGHTGRELPVADGAASLQEAIADVLTRKAVAACVEHGVGTLVVVGGVAANSRVRSLAEERCQKAGITLRVPPLKLCTDNGAMIAAVGDLLVRSGAEPAPLDVSIDPSAPLEYAALRPAASPAASLAGVA